In Streptococcus parapneumoniae, the genomic stretch TTCACCAGTGATTAAAGGAGTATCTCCTGCAATGACCAAGGTGTGACCGGACAAACCTTCCAAGATAGGCTCTGTCATCATAACCGCATGACCAGTCCCCAACTGTTCAGATTGAGTCACAAATTCTGTCTGTCCAGCCAAGACCTCCTCAACCAATTCTGCCTTGTGTCCGACAACTGTTACTGTCTTTTCAGGTTGGATAGCTCCCACACTACGGAAAACATGTTCCAACATAGAAATACCCGCAACCTTGTGCAAAACTTTTGGCAAATCAGATTTCATGCGAGTCCCTTTACCCGCTGCTAAAATAATGGCAAAATTTGACATAATCTTCTCTTTTCTGTAGAAATTCCCTTTTATTATACCATATTTCAAATCATTCCGCGCCCTTGAATGAAAAAATGCTCCAAAGTCTCTTCTTTAACCCATTTTTTTGATTTTTTTTGATTTTTAGGGTAGAATTATAAGATATGAGAAAACAAATTCATCCACTTATTTTATTTAGTTTTTTTGGGATCATAATTTTCATTTTAATCATCAATCGCCCACTTAATGACAACCAATCGTTTAAAACAAAATCCAACATAGCGCAGATTGAAGCACAGGCTTTGAAACACTTAGACAAACCGATTATTGACCTCTCTGGCTGGCAGCGTCCTGAGGAAATCAACTATGACGCCCTCTCACAAAATATTTCAGGCGCTATTGTTCGCGTCCATAGTGGCGCTCAAACGACAAAAGAAAATGATGCTTCCTTTATCAATGGAATAGACAAGGCCTATAAAAGTCATATCACTGAACTTCAAAAGCGGAATGTCCCAGTTGCTGTCTACGCTTATGTAGCTGGAAAAAGTGTCCAAGAAATGGAAAAAGCCGCTGAGGTTTTCTACAATGCAGCCTCTCCTTACAGCCCTAGTTACTACTGGCTAGACGTAGAAGACAAAACCATGTCCAATATGAACGAGGGTGTTGAAGCCTTTCGAGCAAAACTAGCATCACTAGGTGCTAAAAACATCGGAATCTACGTTGGGGTCTATTTCATGGAAGAACATAGTATTGATACAGGCAAGTTTACCTCTGTTTGGATTCCGTCCTACGGCTCTAACTCAGGATTTTTGGAGAGCAGTCCTAAAACTGACTTAGATTATGACATTCACCAATACACATCTAAAGGAAAAATTGCCGGCTTTGACCACGATTTGGATATCAACGTCATCTCTCCCTTAAAAAACAAAGAAGAAACCTTTAGAAAAATCTTTTTAAAACCTTAAAAGCATTTGTTTATCATTTGCTTTTTCTTTTTGTGTTTGATTGTGATACAATATAGTAAGGATTTTTTGAAATAGAAATAGTTGGAGGAACTATATGCTCTCATGGTTAGCGCGCATTATTAAAGGGATTGTGATTGCTCTTGGATTTATCTTACCGGGAATTTCCGGAGGGGTTCTAGCAGCAATCTTAGGAATTTATGAACGGATGATTGGCTTTCTTGCCCACCCTTTTAAAGACTTTAAAGAAAATGTTTTGTACTTTATTCCAGTTGCCATCGGTATGCTTCTGGGAATTGGCCTATTTTCTTACCCGATTGAATACCTGCTTGAAAATTATCAGGTCTTTGTCTTATGGAGCTTTGCGGGTGCCATCATTGGTACGGTTCCTAGCCTCCTCAAAGAATCAACTCGAGAATCTGACAGAGACAAGATTGATTTGGCTTGGTTCTGGACAACCTTTATCATTTCTGGACTAGGACTCTATGCCTTAAATTTTGTCGTTGGAACCTTAAGTGCTAGCTTTCTTAATTTGGTCCTAGCAGGTGCACTGCTGGCTCTTGGCGTATTGGTGCCTGGCCTCAGTCCATCAAATCTACTTTTGATTTTGGGTCTCTATGCTCCCATGTTGACTGGTTTTAAAACCTTTGACCTCTTGGGAACCTTCTTCCCGATTGGAATTGGTGCAGGTGCAACTCTCATCGCTTTTTCAAAATTGATGGATTATGCCTTAAACAACTACCACTCACGCGTCTATCATTTCATCATCGGTATCGTCCTATCAAGTACCCTTTTAATATTGATTCCAAATGCAGGAAACGCTGAAAGTATCCAATACACAGGACTTTCACTTGTC encodes the following:
- a CDS encoding GH25 family lysozyme, whose translation is MRKQIHPLILFSFFGIIIFILIINRPLNDNQSFKTKSNIAQIEAQALKHLDKPIIDLSGWQRPEEINYDALSQNISGAIVRVHSGAQTTKENDASFINGIDKAYKSHITELQKRNVPVAVYAYVAGKSVQEMEKAAEVFYNAASPYSPSYYWLDVEDKTMSNMNEGVEAFRAKLASLGAKNIGIYVGVYFMEEHSIDTGKFTSVWIPSYGSNSGFLESSPKTDLDYDIHQYTSKGKIAGFDHDLDINVISPLKNKEETFRKIFLKP
- a CDS encoding DUF368 domain-containing protein, encoding MLSWLARIIKGIVIALGFILPGISGGVLAAILGIYERMIGFLAHPFKDFKENVLYFIPVAIGMLLGIGLFSYPIEYLLENYQVFVLWSFAGAIIGTVPSLLKESTRESDRDKIDLAWFWTTFIISGLGLYALNFVVGTLSASFLNLVLAGALLALGVLVPGLSPSNLLLILGLYAPMLTGFKTFDLLGTFFPIGIGAGATLIAFSKLMDYALNNYHSRVYHFIIGIVLSSTLLILIPNAGNAESIQYTGLSLVGYVIIAFFFALGIWLGIWMSQLEDKYK